One Idiomarina loihiensis L2TR genomic window carries:
- the rpsL gene encoding 30S ribosomal protein S12, giving the protein MATVNQLVRKGRQKPVVKSNVPALEACPQKRGVCTRVYTTTPKKPNSAMRKVCRVRLTNGYEVSSYIGGEGHNLQEHSVVLIRGGRVKDLPGVRYHTVRGALDCSGVNDRRQGRSKYGAKRPKS; this is encoded by the coding sequence ATGGCAACAGTTAACCAGCTGGTGCGTAAAGGCCGTCAAAAGCCCGTTGTGAAAAGCAACGTTCCGGCTCTTGAAGCGTGCCCTCAAAAACGCGGTGTATGTACCCGTGTTTACACAACTACGCCAAAGAAACCGAACTCTGCAATGCGTAAAGTTTGCCGTGTTCGTTTAACTAACGGTTACGAAGTTTCTTCGTACATCGGTGGCGAAGGTCACAACTTACAAGAACACTCAGTCGTACTAATTCGTGGCGGTCGTGTAAAAGACTTGCCAGGTGTGCGTTATCACACAGTACGCGGAGCACTTGACTGCTCAGGTGTTAATGACCGTAGACAAGGTCGTTCTAAGTACGGCGCAAAACGGCCTAAATCTTAA
- the rpsG gene encoding 30S ribosomal protein S7 has translation MPRRRVIGQRKILPDPKFGSELLAKFINVVMVDGKKAVAEKIIYGALDILAEKSGKDRLEVFDTILDNIRPMVEVKSRRVGGSTYQVPVEVRPVRRNALAMRWLVDAARTRGEKSMSQRLAAEMLDASENKGSAVKKREDVHRMAEANKAFAHYRW, from the coding sequence ATGCCAAGAAGACGCGTCATAGGTCAACGTAAAATCCTTCCAGATCCTAAGTTCGGATCAGAATTGTTGGCCAAATTTATCAATGTCGTCATGGTTGACGGCAAAAAAGCAGTCGCTGAAAAAATTATTTACGGTGCATTGGACATCCTGGCAGAGAAGTCAGGTAAAGATCGCCTGGAAGTCTTTGATACAATACTAGATAACATCCGCCCAATGGTTGAGGTTAAATCTCGTCGTGTTGGTGGTTCAACGTATCAGGTTCCGGTTGAAGTTCGTCCGGTACGCCGTAACGCACTGGCTATGCGCTGGTTAGTTGATGCAGCGCGCACCCGTGGTGAAAAATCAATGTCGCAGCGTCTGGCAGCTGAAATGCTAGATGCATCAGAGAACAAAGGGTCGGCTGTGAAGAAACGTGAAGACGTTCACCGCATGGCTGAAGCAAACAAAGCGTTTGCTCACTATCGCTGGTAA
- the fusA gene encoding elongation factor G → MARKTSIERYRNIGICAHVDAGKTTTTERVLFYTGLSHKIGEVHDGAATMDWMEQEQERGITITSAATTCFWQGMDKQFPEHRVNIIDTPGHVDFTIEVERSLRVLDGAVVVLCASSGVQPQTETVWRQANKYEVPRMVFVNKMDRAGADFLSVVHQMKTRLAAQAVPMQLPVGAEDNFRGVVDLVKMKFINWSEEDMGTSFTYEDIPADMVDECEKYHGELVEAAAEANEELMNKYLEEGELTEAEIKQGLRIRTLANDICLVACGSAFKNKGVQAVLDAVIEYLPSPTEVKPITGILDDESEGVRKSSDEEPFSALAFKIATDPFVGTLTFVRVYSGVLNQGDGVVNPVKNKKERVGRMVQMHSNSREEIKEVRAGDIAALIGLKDVTTGDTLCDPAHKITLERMEFPEPVISVAVEPKTKADQEKMGIALGKLAAEDPSFRVKTDEESGQTIISGMGELHLDIIVDRMKREFKVECNVGQPQVAYREAIRDAVEIEGKFVRQSGGRGQFGHVWLKLEPMTIEEDANGDDITYKFVNEIVGGVVPKEYIPAVDKGIQEQMQQGVLAGYPVLGVKATLYDGSYHDVDSSEMAFKIAGSMAFKKGALKANPALLEPMMKVEVITPEESMGDVVGDLNRRRGLIEGMEEAPGGLKAVNAQVPLSEMFGYATDLRSQTQGRASYSMEFLKYAEAPNNIAEKVMAERNAK, encoded by the coding sequence GTGGCTCGTAAAACTTCCATAGAGCGCTATCGTAATATCGGTATTTGTGCTCACGTAGACGCCGGTAAAACAACCACAACTGAACGTGTGTTGTTTTATACTGGTTTGTCTCACAAAATTGGTGAGGTGCACGATGGTGCAGCCACCATGGATTGGATGGAACAAGAACAAGAGCGTGGTATTACTATCACGTCAGCAGCTACCACCTGTTTCTGGCAGGGTATGGACAAGCAATTCCCTGAGCATCGTGTAAACATCATCGATACTCCTGGACACGTTGACTTCACCATCGAAGTTGAACGTTCTTTGCGTGTTCTTGACGGCGCTGTTGTTGTACTTTGTGCATCATCTGGTGTCCAGCCTCAGACTGAAACCGTTTGGCGTCAGGCAAACAAATATGAAGTTCCTCGCATGGTATTCGTCAACAAGATGGACCGTGCAGGCGCAGACTTCTTATCTGTTGTACACCAAATGAAAACGCGTTTGGCAGCTCAGGCTGTTCCAATGCAGCTACCAGTAGGCGCAGAAGACAACTTCCGCGGCGTTGTGGACTTAGTTAAAATGAAGTTCATCAACTGGAGCGAAGAAGACATGGGTACTTCATTCACTTATGAAGATATCCCTGCTGACATGGTTGATGAATGCGAAAAATATCATGGTGAGTTGGTAGAAGCTGCGGCTGAAGCTAACGAAGAGTTGATGAACAAATACCTTGAGGAAGGTGAGTTAACAGAAGCGGAAATCAAGCAAGGCTTGCGTATCCGTACTCTGGCTAACGACATCTGCTTAGTTGCTTGTGGTTCTGCGTTCAAAAACAAAGGTGTTCAGGCTGTGCTTGACGCTGTTATTGAATACTTGCCATCACCAACAGAAGTTAAGCCTATCACTGGTATTTTGGATGATGAATCTGAAGGCGTACGTAAGTCGTCTGACGAAGAACCATTCTCAGCTCTGGCATTTAAAATTGCGACTGACCCATTTGTTGGTACCTTGACGTTCGTTCGCGTTTACTCTGGTGTATTGAACCAGGGCGACGGTGTTGTTAACCCAGTTAAGAACAAAAAAGAACGCGTTGGCCGTATGGTACAAATGCACTCAAACAGCCGTGAAGAGATCAAAGAAGTTCGCGCTGGTGACATCGCGGCACTGATTGGTCTTAAAGACGTTACTACAGGTGACACGCTGTGTGATCCAGCTCATAAAATCACACTTGAGCGTATGGAATTCCCTGAACCGGTTATCTCGGTTGCAGTAGAGCCGAAAACTAAAGCTGACCAGGAAAAAATGGGTATTGCTTTAGGTAAATTGGCTGCAGAAGATCCATCGTTCCGTGTTAAGACTGACGAAGAATCTGGCCAGACAATCATCTCTGGTATGGGTGAACTTCACCTGGACATCATCGTTGACCGTATGAAGCGTGAATTCAAGGTTGAATGTAACGTAGGTCAGCCTCAGGTTGCTTATCGTGAAGCTATTCGCGACGCGGTAGAAATCGAAGGCAAATTCGTACGTCAATCAGGTGGTCGTGGTCAGTTTGGTCATGTATGGCTGAAACTTGAGCCTATGACTATTGAAGAAGACGCGAATGGCGATGACATTACTTACAAATTCGTAAACGAAATTGTTGGTGGTGTTGTACCGAAAGAGTACATCCCGGCAGTAGACAAGGGTATCCAAGAACAGATGCAACAAGGCGTCTTGGCTGGCTATCCGGTATTGGGTGTTAAAGCGACTCTGTATGATGGTTCATACCACGATGTCGACTCTTCTGAAATGGCATTTAAAATTGCTGGTAGCATGGCCTTCAAGAAAGGTGCATTAAAAGCTAACCCAGCGCTTTTAGAGCCAATGATGAAAGTTGAAGTTATCACTCCTGAAGAATCTATGGGTGATGTCGTCGGTGACTTAAACCGTCGTCGCGGTCTTATTGAAGGTATGGAAGAAGCTCCGGGTGGCTTGAAAGCGGTTAATGCTCAAGTGCCACTGTCTGAGATGTTCGGTTATGCGACAGACTTGCGTTCACAAACGCAGGGTCGTGCATCGTACTCTATGGAGTTCCTGAAGTACGCTGAAGCACCAAACAACATTGCTGAAAAAGTAATGGCTGAGCGTAACGCTAAATAA
- the tuf gene encoding elongation factor Tu, translated as MSKEKFERSKPHVNVGTIGHVDHGKTTLTAAITTVLAKVYGGAAKDFAAIDNAPEEKERGITISTSHVEYDTPTRHYAHVDCPGHADYVKNMITGAAQMDGAILVVAATDGPMPQTREHILLSRQVGVPFIVVFMNKCDMVDDEELLELVEMEVRELLSEYDFPGDDLPVIQGSALKALEGDEEWSKKIVELADALDNYIPEPERDIDKPFIMPIEDVFSISGRGTVVTGRVERGIVRTGDECEIVGMKDTTKTTVTGVEMFRKLLDEGRAGENIGALLRGTKRDDVERGQVLAKPGTITPHTKFEAEVYVLSKDEGGRHTPFFKGYRPQFYFRTTDVTGAVELPEGVEMVMPGDNLKFVVDLIAPIAMDEGLRFAIREGGRTVGAGVVSKIMD; from the coding sequence ATGTCTAAAGAAAAATTTGAACGTTCGAAGCCGCACGTAAACGTCGGCACCATCGGTCACGTTGACCACGGTAAAACAACACTAACTGCTGCTATCACAACTGTTTTGGCAAAAGTTTATGGTGGTGCGGCGAAAGACTTCGCAGCCATCGATAACGCGCCAGAAGAGAAAGAGCGTGGTATTACCATTTCAACGTCACACGTTGAATATGACACACCAACTCGTCACTACGCACACGTAGACTGCCCAGGGCACGCTGACTATGTTAAAAACATGATCACCGGTGCGGCGCAGATGGACGGCGCAATCTTAGTTGTAGCGGCAACAGACGGCCCAATGCCACAGACTCGTGAGCACATCCTGCTTTCACGTCAGGTAGGCGTACCATTCATCGTTGTATTCATGAACAAATGTGACATGGTCGACGACGAAGAGCTGTTAGAGCTGGTAGAAATGGAAGTTCGTGAACTGTTGTCAGAATATGACTTCCCGGGCGACGACCTGCCAGTAATTCAAGGCTCTGCACTGAAAGCGCTGGAAGGCGACGAAGAGTGGAGTAAGAAAATTGTTGAGCTGGCTGACGCACTGGATAACTACATCCCAGAGCCAGAGCGTGACATCGATAAGCCGTTCATCATGCCAATCGAAGACGTATTCTCGATTTCAGGTCGTGGTACGGTAGTAACAGGTCGTGTAGAGCGCGGTATCGTGCGTACAGGCGACGAGTGTGAAATCGTTGGTATGAAAGACACCACGAAGACCACAGTTACTGGTGTTGAGATGTTCCGTAAGCTGCTTGACGAAGGTCGTGCAGGTGAGAACATTGGTGCCTTGTTGCGTGGTACTAAGCGTGACGACGTAGAGCGTGGTCAGGTACTGGCGAAGCCAGGTACAATTACTCCGCATACTAAGTTCGAAGCGGAAGTTTACGTACTGAGCAAAGACGAAGGTGGCCGTCATACGCCATTCTTTAAAGGTTACCGTCCACAGTTCTACTTCCGTACAACGGACGTTACTGGTGCCGTAGAATTGCCAGAAGGCGTAGAAATGGTCATGCCTGGTGATAACCTGAAATTCGTTGTTGATTTGATTGCTCCAATCGCAATGGACGAAGGTCTGCGTTTTGCTATCCGTGAGGGTGGCCGTACCGTAGGTGCAGGCGTTGTATCAAAAATCATGGACTAA
- a CDS encoding ABC transporter substrate-binding protein, translating into MFVFMGLSCSATAKVPVYVAAYDYPPYFSAVLQTDLTRELITLLNEHQDSYVFRIQVIPPTNRHKALSTKGCCDVIFFESPLWGWKKSGVGFQETIPLVKGNERLVALKKTGRDQSFFDTFDGKTLGGVKGYHYLLGGELLASDEVEEKYTTYLADSRMTNLQMVLGGRIDLTIINDELLAALKGSNQINVGSLLLSEKVSLEYKLHLLVGDNKNISADTLQRLLRELGRQGEFEILFRRFNMERFQIYRPTTTR; encoded by the coding sequence GTGTTCGTTTTTATGGGACTAAGCTGTTCTGCTACAGCAAAAGTGCCGGTCTATGTTGCTGCCTACGATTATCCTCCCTATTTTTCCGCTGTACTGCAAACTGATCTCACCCGTGAATTGATCACCTTGTTGAACGAGCATCAGGACAGCTATGTGTTCCGCATTCAGGTCATTCCTCCAACAAACCGCCATAAAGCTCTGAGTACGAAAGGGTGCTGTGATGTTATATTTTTCGAGTCACCTCTTTGGGGTTGGAAAAAAAGTGGCGTAGGGTTTCAGGAAACAATCCCTTTAGTCAAAGGAAATGAGAGACTGGTGGCCTTGAAGAAAACAGGTAGAGATCAATCGTTTTTCGATACATTTGATGGCAAAACTTTAGGTGGGGTCAAGGGCTATCATTATCTGTTAGGGGGCGAGCTGTTGGCTTCAGATGAAGTCGAGGAAAAGTATACGACGTATTTGGCAGACTCCAGAATGACAAATTTGCAGATGGTACTAGGAGGTCGGATAGATCTTACTATTATCAATGATGAACTTCTGGCTGCTTTAAAAGGCTCAAATCAGATTAATGTGGGCAGTTTATTGTTGTCGGAAAAGGTTAGTCTGGAATACAAGCTGCACTTACTTGTTGGCGATAATAAGAATATCAGCGCAGATACCTTACAAAGGTTGCTGCGGGAGCTTGGCCGACAGGGGGAATTTGAAATACTCTTTAGACGGTTTAATATGGAACGGTTTCAGATATATCGTCCGACAACAACACGTTAA
- the glsA gene encoding glutaminase A: MTRDLVSGGQQIHAPDDLKSLLEEIHQQAMKITEGHVADYIPALAEVDPELCGLTLATLDGEVFNVGDTQEQFSIQSISKIFGLMLAMERLGEDLWDRVKMEPSGQAFNSIVQLEWEKGIPRNPMINAGAIVVSDVLVSRYSASKNAVLSLVRTLCGNDNVYADNIVHQSEKEHGHRNAALAHLMKSFGNIDAEVDELLDHYFWQCALTMSCENLARSFTFLANDGICPFSKKKIMSKRDSQRINALLSTSGMYDQSGEFAFTVGVPAKSGVGGGMIAVVPDFGVICSWSPRLNSYGNSARGMYMVRELANRLGLSVY; encoded by the coding sequence TTGACGCGTGATCTGGTCAGTGGCGGGCAGCAAATACATGCCCCGGATGATCTCAAAAGCCTGCTGGAGGAGATTCATCAGCAGGCCATGAAGATCACCGAGGGGCATGTTGCTGATTACATTCCGGCGTTAGCAGAGGTCGACCCCGAGCTCTGCGGACTCACTCTGGCCACCCTCGACGGCGAGGTATTTAACGTCGGTGATACCCAGGAGCAATTCTCTATCCAGTCGATCTCGAAGATTTTTGGCCTTATGCTGGCAATGGAGCGCCTTGGAGAAGATTTGTGGGACAGAGTTAAAATGGAGCCTTCAGGCCAGGCCTTTAATTCTATAGTGCAGCTAGAGTGGGAAAAAGGCATTCCGCGCAACCCTATGATAAATGCCGGAGCTATTGTTGTTAGCGACGTGCTCGTTAGCCGCTACTCTGCCAGTAAAAATGCGGTTTTGAGTTTGGTGCGCACCTTATGCGGCAACGACAACGTTTACGCCGATAACATTGTTCACCAGTCAGAAAAAGAGCATGGCCATCGCAATGCGGCCCTTGCTCACCTAATGAAAAGCTTCGGTAATATTGATGCTGAAGTTGATGAACTATTAGATCATTACTTTTGGCAGTGTGCGTTGACCATGTCCTGCGAAAATCTCGCTCGCTCTTTTACGTTTCTTGCAAATGACGGAATTTGTCCTTTTTCTAAAAAGAAAATTATGTCGAAACGAGACTCTCAACGCATTAATGCGTTGCTATCAACCAGCGGTATGTACGACCAAAGCGGCGAATTTGCTTTTACCGTAGGTGTTCCCGCTAAAAGTGGTGTTGGTGGCGGGATGATTGCCGTCGTTCCTGACTTTGGAGTTATTTGCTCATGGAGCCCAAGATTAAACAGCTACGGTAACAGCGCCCGTGGAATGTACATGGTACGCGAGCTAGCTAACCGTTTGGGGCTTAGTGTCTATTAA
- a CDS encoding acyl-CoA thioesterase, which yields MLTEDFKVRFYETDALGHVNNTVIPGWIETGRLPIFEFFGEMSPKTQSLIVARLEVDYLLPIYFGGHVTVNTYVSRLGGSSFDITTEIWQKEKMCAKGKTVLVYFDFQQERSVKLSDQLKDRLSTITHPEHSLDA from the coding sequence ATGTTAACGGAAGACTTTAAAGTAAGATTTTATGAAACCGATGCCCTTGGGCACGTCAATAACACGGTTATACCGGGGTGGATAGAAACCGGACGTTTGCCTATTTTTGAGTTCTTTGGAGAAATGTCTCCGAAGACACAAAGCTTAATTGTCGCGCGGCTGGAAGTAGATTACCTCTTACCTATTTATTTTGGCGGTCATGTCACGGTGAATACTTACGTCAGCCGCTTAGGTGGCAGCTCGTTTGATATCACTACCGAAATTTGGCAGAAAGAAAAAATGTGCGCTAAAGGTAAAACGGTATTGGTGTACTTTGATTTTCAACAGGAACGTTCTGTGAAGCTATCTGACCAATTAAAAGACCGCCTGTCCACCATCACGCATCCGGAGCATTCTCTTGACGCGTGA
- the uvrA gene encoding excinuclease ABC subunit UvrA has translation MDTIEVRGARTHNLKNFNLTIPRNKLIVITGLSGSGKSSLAFDTLYAEGQRRYVESLSAYARQFLSLMEKPDVDSIEGLSPAISIEQKSTSHNPRSTVGTITEIYDYLRLMFARVGEPRCPTHDVPLAAQTVSQMVDNVLSAPEGEKRMLLAPIIQNRKGEHLKVLENLALQGYIRARIDGEICDLSDPPTLELQKKHTIEVVVDRFKVRDGMEQRLAESFETALELSGGTALVVPMDGDGDAEVYSANFACPHCGYSMQELEPRLFSFNNPAGACTTCDGLGVEQFFDPAKVVVNAELSLTGGAIRGWDKRNFYYYQMLQSLAKHYEFKLSQPFNELPDDIREKILFGSGKEEIKFTYMNDRGDKVVRAHPFEGIIPNMQRRYRETESQAVRDELSKYVATQPCKSCSGTRLRTEARHVFIQGTTLPEVVEQSIGDALEFFQQLSLEGQRAQIAEKILKEINDRLRFLVNVGLNYLSLSRSAETLSGGEAQRIRLASQIGAGLVGVMYVLDEPSIGLHQRDNERLLNTLTHLRDLGNTVIVVEHDEDAIRQADHVIDIGPGAGVHGGEIIAQGQVEDIVGSEDSLTGDYLSGRKEIEVPKQRHKPDKRRLTIHGASGNNLKNVDFNLPLGIMTCVTGVSGSGKSTLVNNTLFHIAHRELNGATTGEPAPYKSVDGMQLLDKVVDIDQSPIGRTPRSNPATYTGIFTPIRELFAGVPESRARGYKPGRFSFNVRGGRCEACQGDGVIKVEMHFLPDVYVPCDICKGQRYNRETLEVQYKGKNIHEVLDMTIEDAREFFDPVPAIARKLQTLMDVGLSYVRLGQSATTLSGGEAQRVKLSRELSKRDTGKTLYILDEPTTGLHFHDIKQLLAVIHRLRDHGNTVVVIEHNLDVIKTADWIIDLGPEGGSGGGEILCEGTPEDICENERSHTARFLKPMLKLS, from the coding sequence ATGGATACTATCGAAGTACGCGGTGCGCGCACGCACAACTTAAAAAATTTCAATCTGACCATCCCCCGCAATAAGCTGATTGTGATAACCGGCTTATCCGGTTCGGGTAAGTCATCACTTGCTTTCGATACCCTATATGCAGAGGGGCAGAGACGCTACGTTGAGTCGCTGTCCGCCTATGCACGTCAGTTTTTGTCGCTGATGGAAAAGCCTGATGTTGACAGTATCGAGGGTTTGTCGCCGGCTATATCAATAGAGCAGAAGTCAACGTCGCATAATCCGCGTTCCACGGTCGGTACCATCACGGAAATATACGACTATTTACGCCTGATGTTTGCCCGCGTGGGCGAGCCCCGTTGCCCGACTCACGACGTGCCGCTGGCGGCGCAAACCGTATCGCAAATGGTCGACAACGTGCTGTCGGCTCCTGAAGGCGAAAAGCGCATGTTGCTTGCGCCCATTATTCAGAACCGTAAAGGCGAGCACTTAAAAGTGTTAGAAAACCTCGCCTTGCAGGGTTATATCCGCGCCCGTATAGACGGTGAAATTTGCGATTTAAGCGATCCGCCCACGTTAGAGCTGCAGAAAAAGCACACCATTGAAGTGGTCGTTGACCGCTTTAAAGTTCGCGACGGCATGGAGCAGCGCCTGGCGGAATCTTTTGAGACCGCACTGGAACTCAGTGGCGGAACGGCTTTAGTCGTACCGATGGACGGCGACGGTGATGCCGAAGTGTACTCGGCTAACTTTGCCTGCCCACATTGCGGTTACAGCATGCAGGAACTGGAGCCACGATTGTTCTCATTCAACAATCCGGCCGGTGCCTGTACTACTTGTGACGGTCTGGGTGTTGAGCAGTTTTTTGATCCGGCCAAAGTTGTTGTTAATGCGGAGCTGTCGCTGACAGGCGGCGCAATTCGAGGCTGGGACAAGCGCAACTTCTACTACTATCAAATGCTGCAGTCTCTGGCGAAGCACTACGAGTTTAAATTGTCGCAACCGTTCAACGAATTGCCTGACGACATTCGCGAAAAGATTCTGTTCGGCAGCGGTAAGGAAGAAATAAAATTCACTTACATGAATGACCGCGGCGACAAGGTTGTCAGAGCGCATCCGTTTGAGGGGATTATTCCTAACATGCAGCGCCGTTACCGCGAGACTGAATCACAGGCTGTGCGCGACGAATTGTCCAAATACGTAGCGACGCAACCCTGTAAAAGCTGCAGTGGTACGCGCCTGCGTACAGAAGCTCGTCATGTGTTTATTCAGGGCACAACCCTGCCGGAAGTTGTTGAGCAATCCATCGGCGACGCACTTGAGTTCTTCCAGCAACTGAGTCTGGAAGGTCAGCGCGCGCAAATTGCGGAAAAAATTCTGAAAGAGATTAATGACCGTCTACGCTTTTTAGTTAACGTGGGACTTAACTATTTAAGTTTGTCCCGCAGCGCAGAGACCTTGTCTGGTGGTGAGGCGCAGCGTATTCGTCTGGCCAGCCAAATTGGTGCGGGTCTGGTTGGTGTTATGTACGTACTGGATGAGCCCAGTATTGGCTTACACCAGCGCGACAACGAACGCCTGTTAAACACTCTGACTCACCTGCGTGACTTGGGTAATACCGTCATTGTGGTTGAACACGATGAAGACGCAATTCGTCAGGCCGACCACGTTATTGATATTGGCCCTGGTGCTGGCGTACACGGTGGTGAAATCATTGCTCAGGGTCAGGTTGAAGATATTGTCGGAAGTGAAGATTCACTAACCGGCGACTACCTGTCCGGCCGGAAAGAAATAGAAGTTCCCAAGCAACGTCACAAACCAGATAAACGCCGGTTAACCATTCACGGAGCCAGCGGGAACAATCTGAAGAATGTCGATTTCAATTTGCCATTAGGTATTATGACCTGTGTGACTGGAGTATCCGGTTCAGGTAAGTCAACGCTGGTCAACAATACGCTGTTCCATATCGCGCATCGTGAACTTAATGGCGCGACAACGGGCGAACCGGCTCCGTACAAAAGTGTCGATGGCATGCAGCTGCTGGATAAAGTGGTGGATATTGACCAGAGCCCAATAGGCCGTACACCGCGCTCCAACCCAGCCACTTACACCGGTATTTTCACGCCAATTCGCGAACTGTTCGCAGGTGTTCCTGAATCACGAGCCCGCGGTTACAAACCCGGTCGCTTTAGCTTTAACGTACGCGGCGGTCGTTGTGAAGCTTGTCAGGGCGACGGAGTTATTAAAGTTGAGATGCACTTCTTGCCGGACGTTTATGTTCCTTGCGATATTTGTAAAGGTCAGCGCTATAATCGCGAAACGCTGGAAGTACAGTACAAAGGCAAGAATATTCACGAAGTGCTGGATATGACCATTGAAGACGCTCGTGAATTCTTCGACCCGGTTCCGGCTATTGCACGCAAGTTGCAAACCTTAATGGATGTGGGCTTGTCTTACGTCCGGTTAGGCCAGTCAGCGACAACACTCTCTGGTGGTGAAGCGCAACGGGTCAAATTGTCACGTGAGTTGTCCAAGCGTGATACTGGCAAAACCTTATACATTCTGGACGAGCCGACAACCGGTCTGCATTTCCACGACATTAAGCAATTGCTGGCGGTGATTCATCGTCTGCGTGACCACGGCAACACGGTAGTGGTTATTGAGCACAACTTAGACGTGATAAAAACCGCTGACTGGATCATCGACTTAGGTCCTGAAGGTGGTTCTGGCGGTGGTGAAATTCTTTGCGAAGGTACACCAGAAGATATCTGTGAAAATGAGCGCTCACACACGGCCCGTTTCTTAAAACCTATGCTTAAGCTGTCATAA
- a CDS encoding MFS transporter, with amino-acid sequence MTPQKLNKTEKKAALALASVFGIRMLGLFLIMPVLAVYAQDYPDYSPLWVGIALGAYGLTQALLQIPLGMLSDRLGRKPVIVGGLLVFILGSVVAAQADTLFGVSIGRALQGLGAIAAAILALAADLSRDEQRPKVMATIGMCIGLAFAISLVAGPLLGNIIGLSGLFWFTAASGVLGILVLLLSVPKVVTTSARRESLPVLSELGHLLKHKQLWCLNSGIFVLHAILTAWFVTLPMQLQNAGFESQTHAWFYLPTLAASILFMVPMIISSSRNNNSVQWLRFSIVVLIVALLIIAVAGQNPWLLVAALVIFFTGFNFIEASLPSLLTRVAPAGSKGSASGIYSTGQFLGSFVGGVAGGSVLQFFGISGVVVFCLILLVCWLLISLVMVNPAGVTSVSLSLPGLTESKATKLSEQLLTVTGVTEARWVEEDQATYLKVDKKHYDEKAVNQLLKEASVA; translated from the coding sequence ATGACGCCTCAAAAATTAAATAAAACAGAGAAAAAAGCCGCTTTAGCGCTAGCGTCCGTCTTTGGTATACGGATGTTAGGGCTGTTTTTGATCATGCCAGTTTTAGCGGTTTATGCACAAGACTACCCTGACTACTCACCGCTGTGGGTCGGAATTGCTCTGGGTGCCTACGGTCTGACACAGGCATTATTGCAAATTCCGTTAGGTATGCTGTCTGACCGTCTTGGCCGAAAGCCAGTTATTGTCGGTGGCTTGCTGGTCTTTATTCTCGGTAGTGTGGTGGCAGCTCAGGCGGATACTCTATTCGGTGTCTCCATTGGTCGGGCGCTACAGGGGCTGGGCGCTATTGCGGCGGCTATTTTGGCGCTGGCAGCTGATTTGTCGCGAGACGAGCAGCGACCGAAAGTGATGGCCACTATTGGTATGTGTATTGGTCTGGCGTTCGCTATTTCATTGGTAGCCGGACCTTTATTGGGCAATATTATCGGTCTTTCGGGTTTGTTCTGGTTTACCGCCGCCAGTGGTGTTCTGGGCATTCTGGTGCTGTTGCTAAGCGTCCCCAAAGTGGTGACAACATCTGCCAGGCGTGAATCTTTACCCGTGTTGTCAGAACTGGGGCACTTGCTTAAGCATAAGCAACTGTGGTGCCTGAATAGCGGTATTTTTGTGCTACATGCCATTTTAACGGCATGGTTTGTGACTTTACCCATGCAACTGCAAAATGCAGGTTTTGAAAGTCAGACCCACGCCTGGTTCTACTTACCCACGCTGGCCGCGTCCATTTTGTTCATGGTGCCAATGATTATCAGCAGTTCGCGTAATAATAATTCCGTGCAGTGGCTGCGGTTTTCTATTGTCGTCTTAATTGTCGCACTACTCATTATTGCCGTAGCAGGGCAAAACCCCTGGCTGCTGGTTGCTGCTCTGGTCATATTTTTCACGGGCTTTAACTTTATTGAAGCCAGTTTGCCGTCGTTACTTACCCGAGTTGCTCCGGCGGGGAGCAAAGGCAGTGCCAGTGGTATTTACTCAACTGGTCAGTTTCTGGGGTCTTTTGTCGGTGGGGTAGCTGGCGGCTCAGTCTTACAGTTTTTTGGGATATCTGGCGTTGTTGTTTTCTGCCTGATCTTGCTAGTATGTTGGTTGCTAATCAGTTTAGTCATGGTTAACCCCGCAGGTGTCACGAGCGTGTCGTTATCATTGCCCGGGTTAACTGAAAGCAAGGCTACCAAGCTAAGTGAGCAGTTACTTACCGTAACGGGTGTTACGGAAGCAAGATGGGTTGAAGAAGATCAGGCCACTTACTTAAAAGTTGATAAAAAACATTACGATGAAAAGGCGGTTAATCAGTTGCTTAAAGAAGCATCGGTCGCTTAA